In a single window of the Natronosalvus caseinilyticus genome:
- a CDS encoding TRAM domain-containing protein, with translation MGRYLPGEHETFIKCDTPRCGANNAPEGTPAYDTECWRCGEPLGGKPEPGDELTVDIVDEKPDGTLVCKTDGGFVLFLEEEVMGIQATVRVTEVEGTAGQAELVDPDA, from the coding sequence GTGGGACGTTATTTACCAGGCGAACACGAGACGTTCATCAAATGCGATACGCCGAGGTGTGGCGCGAACAACGCGCCTGAAGGCACGCCAGCGTACGATACGGAGTGCTGGCGGTGCGGGGAGCCCCTCGGCGGGAAACCCGAACCGGGCGACGAACTGACCGTCGACATCGTCGACGAGAAGCCCGACGGGACGCTCGTTTGCAAAACCGACGGCGGATTCGTTCTCTTTCTCGAAGAAGAAGTGATGGGTATCCAGGCGACCGTCCGCGTAACTGAGGTCGAAGGGACCGCCGGGCAGGCCGAGCTCGTCGATCCGGACGCGTAG
- a CDS encoding transposase — MSTTPTANKTLEATLAPPTRCKEQCLQQTLSEYREALEDAFEQDCTTMSATNDVVTPYSLPYQAKDALKSYVPKLHKTYNANELDDNHPLRFVNRAGKFDRDTSRKYEICWNVPQPGRGTNFWIPLRLNPDQQDLWDDLLNKESSTKVGELRLQKCRTTWTLHVTVEYGIEDTTEMPENPTHVGFDIGESMLVTGCALQHDTPTKPLLINGKEAKRLRKEMFTTLKRLQERDASEWRIEERFSFYQNRLTDIIEKASREAVEYAKQFENPVIAMEDLAYIRESLDYGTYMNRRLHSWAFARLQGRIDDKAKDAGIPVRYVHPQYTSKTCHACKQIGYRPRQAEFKCKNPACHVSTFQADINASANIAHRVDPWGESLPWKQAGDDSPQDGSRSDTATTHREQSAPAQMTLTPFQEPKPTASND; from the coding sequence ATGTCAACGACTCCGACAGCGAATAAGACGCTGGAAGCCACGCTCGCGCCACCCACTCGGTGCAAAGAGCAATGTCTTCAACAAACGCTGTCTGAATACCGTGAAGCTCTCGAAGACGCCTTCGAGCAAGACTGTACGACGATGAGCGCCACGAACGACGTGGTGACGCCGTACAGCCTGCCGTACCAAGCAAAAGACGCCCTCAAATCCTACGTCCCCAAACTCCACAAAACGTACAACGCGAACGAGTTGGACGACAACCACCCCCTCCGATTCGTCAATCGAGCTGGAAAGTTCGACCGCGATACCTCGCGCAAGTACGAAATCTGCTGGAACGTCCCGCAACCCGGTCGCGGAACCAACTTCTGGATTCCGCTCCGACTGAACCCAGACCAGCAAGACTTGTGGGACGATCTGCTCAATAAGGAGTCGAGTACCAAGGTGGGCGAACTTCGCTTACAGAAATGCCGTACGACGTGGACACTCCACGTTACCGTTGAATACGGGATCGAAGACACGACCGAAATGCCCGAGAACCCGACTCACGTCGGCTTCGATATTGGCGAGTCGATGCTGGTCACGGGCTGTGCCCTCCAGCACGACACTCCCACGAAACCACTGCTAATCAACGGGAAAGAAGCCAAACGACTCCGCAAGGAGATGTTCACGACTCTCAAGCGTCTCCAAGAACGAGACGCCTCGGAGTGGCGTATCGAAGAACGGTTCTCGTTCTACCAGAACCGGCTCACAGACATCATCGAGAAAGCCTCTCGTGAGGCTGTGGAGTATGCTAAGCAGTTCGAGAATCCAGTCATCGCAATGGAAGACTTGGCGTACATCCGCGAGTCGCTGGATTACGGGACGTACATGAACCGACGCCTGCATTCGTGGGCGTTCGCTCGCTTGCAGGGACGAATCGACGACAAGGCGAAGGACGCGGGTATTCCGGTTCGATACGTTCATCCGCAGTATACTTCGAAGACGTGCCACGCGTGCAAGCAGATCGGGTATCGGCCTCGGCAAGCCGAGTTTAAATGCAAGAACCCGGCGTGCCACGTTTCGACGTTTCAAGCAGATATTAACGCGAGTGCGAACATCGCACATCGCGTAGACCCGTGGGGAGAGAGCCTGCCGTGGAAACAGGCAGGCGATGACTCGCCACAGGACGGGAGCCGTAGTGACACGGCCACGACTCACCGTGAGCAGAGCGCACCAGCGCAGATGACACTCACGCCGTTTCAAGAGCCAAAACCCACTGCCAGCAACGACTAA
- a CDS encoding MarR family winged helix-turn-helix transcriptional regulator: MSTDLGTTDGMEARELVHFVTQQTRFALINNILQHPDQLPSMYELEALNPSVSDATVYKHIQKLIDADIVKEVALNDDERRQGYPWKFYGLTDEGREFLEAHNLLAAEETLQRIYETISEKPEKMVKYENAPRPDEP, encoded by the coding sequence ATGAGCACCGACCTTGGAACTACGGACGGGATGGAGGCCCGAGAACTCGTCCACTTCGTCACCCAGCAGACGCGATTTGCGCTCATCAACAATATCCTCCAGCATCCCGACCAGCTCCCCTCGATGTACGAACTCGAGGCGCTCAATCCGAGCGTCAGCGACGCCACCGTCTACAAGCACATCCAGAAGTTGATCGACGCCGACATCGTCAAGGAGGTCGCACTCAACGACGATGAACGCCGACAGGGGTATCCCTGGAAGTTCTATGGGCTCACCGACGAGGGCCGTGAATTCCTCGAGGCCCACAACCTTCTCGCGGCCGAGGAGACGCTCCAACGGATCTACGAGACGATCTCCGAGAAACCCGAGAAGATGGTCAAGTACGAGAACGCGCCACGCCCAGACGAGCCGTAG
- a CDS encoding right-handed parallel beta-helix repeat-containing protein, producing the protein MEQFICDIAMLLAHQVNHVMNENNEESRDSRIPHHSRRLFIQLAGAAGLCLTAGTTVVTSVKDDVNTENKETTDNGRENDGDPTPVDSCTLIDEPGEYELVADISFDDLEAGSHYPGCIVIASEGVTLWGNGHTIEGDGTGSCIVVGDPFEDEILNTVIEDVVVRGGRNGIASLFAEGFEYTNITAIENDSGFFFLGTGGSLMNCHVENNAGDGIILQGEEEVFLMGPRVKLDHCTITSNGGTGLRVGHLSRAEVSRSRIVKNAIGVETSPIAEGTILEECHICRNEHYGVNAGSQPGMDPELLDDPDRDFPFEHRREGLVTAVDNYWGAANGPSSFGDPEEPYADPETGRPADGDGDAISQGLEPGVSNVRFDPFYELALDDIGADR; encoded by the coding sequence ATGGAACAGTTTATCTGTGACATAGCGATGCTGCTAGCCCATCAGGTAAACCATGTAATGAACGAAAACAACGAGGAGTCCAGAGACTCACGAATTCCTCACCACAGTCGCCGGCTTTTCATCCAATTAGCTGGGGCCGCGGGGCTCTGCCTGACAGCTGGCACGACAGTGGTCACCTCGGTAAAGGATGATGTCAATACCGAGAACAAGGAGACGACCGACAACGGCCGCGAAAACGATGGTGACCCGACACCGGTCGATTCATGTACGCTGATCGACGAACCCGGCGAGTACGAACTCGTCGCCGATATTTCCTTCGACGACCTCGAAGCCGGATCGCATTACCCGGGTTGCATCGTTATTGCTTCCGAGGGCGTCACGTTGTGGGGCAACGGACACACGATCGAAGGGGATGGAACTGGCTCCTGTATCGTGGTGGGAGATCCCTTCGAGGATGAGATTCTAAATACGGTAATCGAGGACGTGGTCGTCCGCGGTGGCCGTAATGGCATCGCCTCGCTGTTCGCGGAGGGCTTCGAGTACACGAACATCACCGCTATCGAGAACGACAGCGGCTTCTTTTTCTTGGGCACCGGAGGGAGCCTTATGAACTGTCACGTCGAAAACAACGCGGGCGACGGGATCATCCTCCAGGGAGAAGAAGAGGTGTTTTTGATGGGGCCAAGAGTCAAGCTGGACCACTGTACGATCACGTCGAATGGGGGTACTGGTCTCCGGGTGGGTCACCTGAGCCGTGCCGAAGTCTCCCGGAGTCGTATCGTCAAAAACGCCATCGGCGTAGAGACCTCCCCCATCGCCGAAGGGACGATTCTCGAGGAGTGTCACATCTGTCGAAATGAACACTACGGCGTCAACGCTGGTTCCCAGCCGGGAATGGATCCGGAGCTGTTAGACGATCCCGACCGCGACTTTCCGTTTGAACATCGGCGGGAAGGACTGGTTACAGCTGTCGACAACTACTGGGGGGCTGCAAACGGCCCCTCCAGCTTCGGTGACCCGGAAGAACCGTACGCCGACCCCGAGACCGGTAGGCCTGCCGACGGCGATGGCGATGCCATCTCTCAGGGGCTCGAACCCGGCGTCTCCAACGTTCGCTTCGATCCGTTCTATGAATTGGCGCTCGACGACATCGGTGCCGATCGCTGA
- a CDS encoding DUF7305 domain-containing protein, translated as MVLVGATAIATVGVSGLELVQDEAETERDRLEMQTVAHEISSLGEGDRQAVGLEESYERGEGGRLVISVDGQEAYNETMGRLVTDGLVYEGGLVVQDGRAIRQPAVETRERATQITVPRLAGETFSGDLERTGTTAIRVEDPTANVTLTVHSAYAPAWYEAFEDHGDARLVDGETVEVVFEGGNAPRPSTVSSAIAFGESGGVTVGEIDRLWVDSYASSAGAYDGDNRGANATIRSPNELHFAAGGGGTMDLQVERVISGESITPGPWLTEDQVVEYADNVSVPVPTSDVIAAQESTQGAQIGASNLTTLEAGGSYHTDGDLEVRDQTLYLADDTSLFVDGDLTLENATIVADDELQVYVTGDLELGDDVRIETAGNPHRASTVRVFVAGDIQAGEERRGERADPDDISVTGYVHASESTLYMHGEFELYGALAIGDIQNMGSAQTGDLIVHYDEELVAMDVYVQEKAPSMDAVYTRESYYLRFVIPEIDTA; from the coding sequence ATGGTACTGGTGGGAGCCACGGCGATTGCGACTGTGGGAGTGAGTGGACTAGAGCTAGTGCAAGACGAAGCCGAGACAGAACGGGATCGCCTCGAGATGCAGACGGTCGCCCACGAGATTTCCTCGCTGGGGGAAGGCGATCGCCAGGCTGTCGGCCTCGAGGAGTCGTATGAGCGGGGCGAGGGTGGACGGCTCGTGATCAGCGTCGACGGCCAAGAGGCATACAACGAGACGATGGGGCGGCTCGTGACCGATGGCCTGGTGTACGAAGGCGGCCTCGTGGTGCAGGACGGTCGGGCTATCAGGCAGCCGGCCGTCGAGACGCGGGAGCGGGCGACGCAGATTACGGTGCCGCGACTTGCCGGTGAGACGTTTTCTGGCGACCTCGAGCGAACGGGAACGACAGCGATTCGCGTCGAGGATCCGACCGCGAACGTGACCCTCACCGTCCACAGTGCGTACGCGCCGGCCTGGTACGAGGCGTTCGAAGACCACGGTGACGCGCGGCTGGTCGACGGCGAGACCGTCGAGGTGGTCTTCGAAGGGGGCAACGCGCCACGGCCATCGACCGTTTCGTCGGCGATTGCCTTCGGGGAGTCAGGGGGCGTGACGGTCGGCGAGATCGATCGACTGTGGGTCGACAGCTACGCCTCCTCGGCGGGGGCCTATGACGGGGACAATCGCGGGGCCAACGCAACGATTCGCTCGCCGAACGAACTGCACTTTGCGGCCGGTGGCGGTGGCACGATGGACCTTCAGGTCGAGCGCGTTATCTCAGGTGAGTCGATCACCCCCGGTCCCTGGCTCACAGAGGATCAGGTCGTCGAGTATGCCGACAACGTCTCTGTGCCAGTGCCCACGAGCGACGTCATCGCAGCCCAGGAGTCAACCCAGGGTGCCCAGATCGGAGCATCGAACTTGACCACCCTCGAAGCCGGCGGGTCGTACCATACGGACGGTGACCTCGAGGTCAGGGATCAGACGCTCTACCTGGCCGATGACACCTCCCTATTCGTCGATGGTGACCTCACGCTCGAGAACGCGACAATCGTCGCTGATGACGAGCTTCAAGTGTACGTGACGGGCGACCTCGAGCTGGGCGATGACGTCCGGATCGAAACCGCTGGCAATCCCCATCGGGCGTCCACCGTGCGTGTCTTCGTCGCTGGTGACATCCAGGCGGGCGAAGAACGACGCGGCGAACGCGCCGACCCCGACGATATCAGCGTGACGGGGTACGTCCACGCCTCCGAATCGACGCTGTACATGCACGGCGAGTTCGAACTGTACGGCGCGCTGGCCATTGGCGACATCCAGAATATGGGGTCGGCCCAGACGGGGGATCTGATCGTCCACTACGACGAGGAACTCGTCGCTATGGACGTGTACGTCCAGGAGAAAGCCCCGTCGATGGACGCCGTGTACACCCGCGAGTCCTACTATCTGCGGTTTGTAATCCCCGAGATCGACACGGCGTGA